From the genome of Bombus vancouverensis nearcticus chromosome 4, iyBomVanc1_principal, whole genome shotgun sequence:
tAGACAAATCAAAAATCAAAAGTCAATTAGAAGTATATGCAAGTGGTGGAGATCCAGATTCTGTTGCTGGTGTATTTGGAAGACACTCTTTGTATAAAATGCTTGGATATTTTTCTCTTGTAGGATTGTTACGCTTACATTCTCTTTTGGGAGACTATTATCAAGCCATTAAAGTATTAGAAAATGTTGAACTTTATAAAAAGAGTGCATACTCACATGTTCCTGGTTGTCAGATATCAACAGCATATTATGTTGGTTTTGCTTATATGATGATGCGGAGATATGCAGATGCAATCAGAACATTTTCtggtattttattatatattcaaaGAACCAAACAGTTGTTTGCAACAAGAAGTTACCAAAATGATCAAATTAATAAGCAAACAGAGCAAATGTATCATTTATTAGCAATCTGTCTTGTTCTTCATCCACAATGTATAGATGACGGATTACAACAGGCGTTACGTGACAAAAATtatcatgaaaaaatgtataaaatgcaATATGGAGATTTAGTTGAATTTGAATCATGCTTTCTATTTGCATGTCCAAAGTTTTTATCTCTTACACCACCAAACCCTGATAATCCAACTGAAGATTATGTTCGAGAAGCAATTAAGCATCAAACTCAAGTCTTTATGGATGAAGTTGTTCAACAAAAGATGTTACCAACTATTCGttcatatttaaaattatatactacTTTGCCATTAAGTAAACTAGCTACATTTATGTGTAGTAATACTAGACCAGATGAGAGCTGGGATTTAGATAAAGAAGTCAGTGCATTAACTATTCATCTATTGTGttttaaacataaaatgaaGAATATTGTTTGGACAAAAGGTGCATCAGGATTAGATGGAAAATTTCAATCTGGCTCAGaggtaatttgttatttaatataacattGATTAATTTAGTTTTATATTTACTATCATTAAAAAATAATCACAACGCATGTTGTTACAGCTGGATTTTTATATAGATCACGATATGATTCATATTGCGGACACGAAAGTAGCACATCGTTATGGAGACTTCTTCATTCgcaaaattctaaaatttgaaGAATTAAATCGCAAGTTACATCATATAAAAATTTAAGTCTCTACATTGATATCATTCTtactaaagaaaataaaaaacattgattaataataaatatatcttttatttatgtAATCATAAGATTCAAGACATAATCTGTTAGCCTAAGACAGTTTGGAGGCACTATGTATAATACAACTTTACATTAATTCTATGCTTATACAATATTACTGCTCttagaaaaaagatatataatgcTGAATATTTTTCAAGATAACAGGTATTTTGcttcattattaatatataaaatatttatgtatgtttttaatattataaaagtagGCATGACTAACAATCTACAAtctattttctttaaaaaaaaaggattaaaaagtaaaatataattaaataataacacTCATTTTTCTAGCGTTTTATAAACATGCACTGCTTCTtttgatttattatatatttaaaaataatatttgcactatgtttataaatgtttataaca
Proteins encoded in this window:
- the eIF3l gene encoding eukaryotic translation initiation factor 3 subunit L; protein product: MYDDYSEYDAYDDYGPPDVHGDQYDRLGYRQVPEVVRNFLVFLRNCINEGMIFEIQNLYETTFPKISEQLFDKSSWPDTQTIAHIVDNDPVFLTLYKELYYRHIYARMQGPTLEQRLGSFYNYCDLFNYILRPETPVQLELPDQWLWELIDEFVYQFQSFTQYRANLSNKTPEEIENLNAHSKTWDVLCVLNVLHYLVDKSKIKSQLEVYASGGDPDSVAGVFGRHSLYKMLGYFSLVGLLRLHSLLGDYYQAIKVLENVELYKKSAYSHVPGCQISTAYYVGFAYMMMRRYADAIRTFSGILLYIQRTKQLFATRSYQNDQINKQTEQMYHLLAICLVLHPQCIDDGLQQALRDKNYHEKMYKMQYGDLVEFESCFLFACPKFLSLTPPNPDNPTEDYVREAIKHQTQVFMDEVVQQKMLPTIRSYLKLYTTLPLSKLATFMCSNTRPDESWDLDKEVSALTIHLLCFKHKMKNIVWTKGASGLDGKFQSGSELDFYIDHDMIHIADTKVAHRYGDFFIRKILKFEELNRKLHHIKI